Proteins from a genomic interval of Sporolactobacillus sp. Y61:
- the nrdE gene encoding class 1b ribonucleoside-diphosphate reductase subunit alpha: MLNEATRQKSYIELNNEVLTRGKEGFYQLEKDQEAIQAFLEEVRAKTVRFDSILDRLHNLVDHHYYYDVFSEYDERAIESLHRMAADYNFTFKSFMAASKFYRDYAMKTNDKSHYLENYDERVSIVSLFLAHGDFDKALRLMHAMMEQRYQPATPTFLNAGKARRGEMVSCFLIEADDSLNSINYIESTSQQLSKIGGGVALNLSKIRARGEAIKGVEGVAKGVVPVARKLQLGFSYADQLGQRPGAGAAYLNIFHWDAPEFLDTKKENADEDIRLSTLSIGLIVPGKFFELAEEGKPFFMFAPYTVYKAYGKHLDDMNMDEMYDQLVADPSVKKKSADAREFLNLIAQMQMQSGYPYIFYKDNANKNHPLHRLGNIKMSNLCTEIFQLQETSTINDYDVPDLIRRDVSCILGSLNIVNVMESGKIRDSVHAGIEALTQVSDMTHIANAPGVRLANQELHSVGLGAMNLNGYLAKNQIAYESEEARDFARTFFSLVNYYSIEKSMLIARERGETFKGFEKSDYADGSYFKKYEQEYFGPRTERAAELFQAIHIPTTEEWAHLKEKVMKFGLYNAYRLAIAPTQSISYVQNATSSVMPVVNVIERRKYGNSETIYPMPFLSPQTMWYFKSAYQTNQYRVIDMIAEIQRHVDQGVSTILYVDSMTSTRQLARLYVYAHKKGLKSLYYTRTQLLSPEECTACAV, encoded by the coding sequence TTGTTGAACGAAGCGACCAGGCAGAAGTCATACATTGAGCTGAATAATGAGGTGCTCACACGTGGAAAAGAGGGCTTCTATCAGCTGGAAAAAGATCAGGAGGCTATTCAGGCTTTTTTGGAAGAAGTACGTGCAAAGACCGTCCGGTTCGACAGTATTTTAGACCGACTGCATAACCTGGTTGATCATCATTACTATTATGATGTATTCAGTGAGTATGATGAAAGGGCAATAGAATCCCTGCACCGGATGGCGGCGGATTATAACTTCACATTTAAGTCCTTTATGGCTGCAAGTAAATTTTATCGTGACTATGCGATGAAAACCAATGATAAATCTCACTATCTGGAAAACTATGATGAACGCGTGTCTATTGTCTCACTCTTTCTTGCACATGGTGATTTTGATAAAGCGCTGCGGCTGATGCATGCCATGATGGAGCAACGTTACCAGCCGGCGACTCCGACTTTCCTGAATGCAGGCAAAGCCAGACGCGGTGAAATGGTGTCCTGCTTTCTGATTGAAGCCGATGATTCTCTGAATTCAATCAACTACATAGAAAGTACATCCCAGCAGCTGTCGAAAATTGGCGGAGGGGTGGCCCTTAATCTTTCGAAAATACGCGCCCGCGGTGAAGCGATTAAAGGCGTTGAAGGGGTGGCAAAGGGTGTTGTGCCGGTTGCACGGAAACTGCAGCTTGGTTTTTCCTATGCCGATCAGCTCGGCCAGAGACCGGGTGCCGGTGCCGCTTATCTGAATATTTTCCACTGGGATGCACCAGAATTTCTGGATACTAAGAAGGAGAATGCGGACGAAGATATTCGGCTGTCAACGCTCTCCATCGGACTGATCGTACCGGGAAAATTTTTCGAACTGGCTGAAGAGGGAAAGCCCTTCTTCATGTTCGCTCCTTATACCGTATATAAAGCTTATGGCAAACACCTGGATGATATGAACATGGATGAAATGTATGATCAGCTGGTTGCTGATCCGTCGGTGAAAAAGAAGAGTGCCGATGCACGTGAATTTCTCAATCTGATTGCCCAGATGCAGATGCAGTCCGGCTATCCCTATATTTTTTATAAGGACAACGCCAATAAAAATCATCCGCTGCACCGGCTCGGAAATATCAAAATGTCTAATTTATGTACAGAGATTTTCCAGCTGCAGGAAACGTCAACAATCAATGATTATGATGTACCTGATCTGATCCGCCGTGATGTCTCATGTATTCTGGGTTCACTTAATATCGTCAACGTGATGGAAAGTGGCAAAATCCGTGATTCTGTCCATGCGGGCATCGAGGCACTGACCCAGGTCAGCGATATGACCCACATTGCCAATGCTCCCGGAGTACGCCTTGCAAATCAGGAACTGCATTCCGTCGGCCTGGGTGCAATGAATCTGAATGGTTACCTCGCAAAGAACCAGATCGCCTATGAATCGGAAGAGGCCCGGGATTTCGCTCGTACCTTTTTCTCGCTGGTCAATTATTATTCGATTGAAAAATCGATGCTGATTGCCCGGGAGCGCGGGGAAACATTTAAGGGGTTTGAAAAGTCCGACTATGCGGATGGCTCTTACTTCAAAAAGTACGAACAGGAGTATTTTGGTCCGCGGACAGAACGTGCAGCCGAACTGTTTCAGGCGATTCACATTCCAACAACGGAAGAATGGGCGCATCTGAAAGAAAAGGTGATGAAATTCGGGTTATATAATGCCTATCGTCTTGCGATCGCACCGACACAGTCCATCAGTTATGTTCAGAATGCAACCAGTTCGGTCATGCCTGTTGTCAATGTCATTGAGCGGCGCAAATACGGTAACAGCGAAACCATCTATCCCATGCCCTTCCTGTCCCCGCAGACGATGTGGTACTTTAAATCGGCGTATCAGACGAATCAGTACCGGGTCATTGATATGATTGCCGAAATCCAGCGACATGTGGATCAGGGCGTGTCGACCATTCTGTATGTTGACAGCATGACCAGCACGAGACAGCTGGCACGGCTTTATGTCTATGCCCATAAAAAAGGATTGAAATCACTGTATTACACGCGGACACAGCTGCTGTCGCCGGAAGAATGCACAGCCTGCGCCGTATGA
- the nrdI gene encoding class Ib ribonucleoside-diphosphate reductase assembly flavoprotein NrdI — translation MLILYESMTGNVRRFLSKTGLSFQPISQTDTVDQPFILVTNTIGFGDAPECVKHFLARNGRYLRAVAASGNRNWGRNFAHAADVIAETCHVPVLYKFELGGTAEDVVNFRERVRAFVERSDQAEVIH, via the coding sequence GTGCTCATATTATATGAAAGTATGACCGGAAATGTCAGACGTTTTTTAAGTAAAACGGGGCTTTCATTTCAGCCCATCAGTCAAACAGATACAGTCGATCAGCCGTTCATCCTGGTGACCAACACCATTGGGTTCGGCGATGCCCCTGAGTGCGTCAAACATTTTCTGGCGCGAAACGGGCGTTATCTGAGGGCAGTAGCAGCGAGCGGCAATCGGAACTGGGGCAGAAATTTTGCCCATGCCGCTGATGTAATTGCAGAGACCTGCCATGTCCCGGTATTATACAAATTTGAGCTGGGCGGAACAGCAGAAGACGTTGTGAATTTTCGGGAAAGGGTGAGGGCATTTGTTGAACGAAGCGACCAGGCAGAAGTCATACATTGA
- the nrdF gene encoding class 1b ribonucleoside-diphosphate reductase subunit beta translates to MKAINWNNSDNQIAKIYWKQNINQFWTEEAFKVSRDLPDWGRMTEAERRTYVEVLSGLTGLDREQGDNGMPLISIHHDNMHEQAVFAWMGMMEHIHAKSYSHIFSTLIPSKKTNYYLGEWVDRQPELQAKYQAIAFWYNQLYDRRENVTPFKRYMAMTASVFLESFSFYSGFFYPVYLSGQGRMIASGEIIRKIIQDESIHGSFTGMVAQRLYQEDLSDSERVKADHESFKLLDHLLDIEKRYTQKIYADVGLVKEVNDYVLYNANRALQNLGRDDKYEHDPVSQIVLNGIDTGTINHDFFSTKGDYVVPLNIEPLTDDDFKFDNV, encoded by the coding sequence ATGAAAGCTATAAACTGGAACAACAGTGATAACCAGATTGCAAAGATATACTGGAAGCAAAATATCAATCAGTTCTGGACAGAAGAGGCCTTCAAGGTTTCACGGGATCTGCCCGACTGGGGCCGGATGACTGAGGCAGAACGGCGTACCTATGTCGAAGTCCTGTCCGGGCTGACAGGGCTTGATCGTGAACAGGGGGATAACGGCATGCCCCTGATCTCGATTCATCATGATAATATGCATGAGCAGGCTGTGTTTGCCTGGATGGGGATGATGGAACATATCCATGCAAAATCTTATTCCCATATTTTTTCAACGCTCATACCATCGAAGAAAACCAATTATTATCTGGGTGAATGGGTAGATCGGCAGCCGGAACTTCAGGCAAAGTATCAGGCGATTGCCTTCTGGTATAACCAGCTTTATGATCGGCGGGAAAATGTGACGCCGTTTAAACGGTATATGGCCATGACCGCATCCGTTTTCCTTGAAAGCTTTTCCTTTTACAGTGGCTTCTTCTATCCGGTTTACCTGTCCGGACAGGGGCGGATGATTGCCAGCGGTGAGATCATCCGGAAAATCATTCAGGATGAATCGATTCACGGGAGTTTTACCGGAATGGTCGCCCAGAGGCTTTACCAGGAGGATCTGTCGGACAGTGAAAGAGTGAAGGCGGATCATGAATCTTTTAAACTCCTTGACCATTTGCTTGATATCGAGAAGAGATACACGCAAAAGATCTATGCGGATGTCGGTCTGGTGAAAGAAGTGAACGATTACGTCCTGTATAATGCCAACCGGGCACTGCAGAATCTGGGCCGGGACGATAAATACGAACATGATCCGGTCAGCCAGATTGTGCTGAACGGGATTGATACCGGTACGATCAATCATGATTTCTTCTCAACAAAAGGAGATTATGTTGTTCCGCTGAATATCGAACCCTTAACTGACGACGATTTTAAATTTGATAATGTGTAA
- a CDS encoding spore coat protein: protein MMKQPAQSTPIQNTESQVPKTPQMNDRDYLNDLLLSEKYMGISYVHAMQEASHQALYQDIKSVFDATCDHQRDLYNLMFNKGWYKFESQEPQKMQQTQQQFNQYARQQFPK, encoded by the coding sequence ATGATGAAGCAGCCCGCACAGTCGACGCCGATCCAGAATACAGAATCCCAGGTTCCGAAAACGCCGCAGATGAATGACAGGGATTATTTAAATGATTTGCTCCTGTCGGAAAAATATATGGGCATTTCCTATGTACATGCCATGCAGGAAGCGAGTCATCAGGCGCTTTATCAGGATATTAAATCTGTTTTTGATGCCACCTGCGACCATCAGCGCGATCTGTACAATCTGATGTTTAACAAGGGATGGTATAAATTTGAATCTCAGGAACCTCAGAAAATGCAGCAGACACAGCAACAGTTCAACCAGTATGCCCGGCAGCAGTTTCCCAAATAA
- a CDS encoding CAP domain-containing protein yields MFKKILALTLAGSLALPFVSGGHAEAAALPNNVQLKVAATDLLNLWKLKDNQLPDVNELLKKFGIQVDLSHLKNQPIVVDIGQKTDQPQKNPGQAAQPQKPEAPAKPAAPEKPATPEKPAPDKSPEPSDHQQSTSQMNAFEKKVVELTNQERTKAGLAPLKSGNAQLAKMARAKSQDMRDRNYFDHQSPTYGSPFDMMKKYGINYRAAGENIAAGQKTPEEVVQGWMNSPGHRANILNANFTTIGVGFVEGGSYGTYWTQEFIGE; encoded by the coding sequence ATGTTCAAAAAAATTCTTGCTTTAACTCTTGCTGGGTCGCTTGCCTTGCCATTCGTTTCAGGGGGACACGCAGAAGCTGCAGCTCTTCCAAATAATGTCCAGCTCAAAGTTGCTGCGACTGACCTTTTAAATCTGTGGAAGTTGAAGGACAATCAGTTGCCCGACGTCAATGAACTGCTGAAAAAGTTCGGCATTCAGGTTGATCTTTCTCATCTGAAAAATCAGCCGATCGTGGTGGATATCGGTCAAAAGACAGATCAGCCGCAGAAAAACCCGGGACAGGCAGCTCAACCACAAAAGCCTGAGGCACCGGCAAAGCCGGCAGCCCCGGAAAAACCCGCAACTCCGGAAAAACCGGCACCGGACAAAAGTCCTGAACCTTCTGATCATCAGCAATCAACGAGTCAGATGAATGCATTTGAAAAGAAAGTCGTTGAACTGACGAATCAGGAACGAACAAAAGCCGGACTGGCGCCGCTGAAATCGGGAAATGCCCAGCTGGCGAAAATGGCACGTGCCAAATCGCAGGATATGCGAGACAGGAATTACTTTGACCACCAGTCACCGACCTACGGATCTCCTTTTGATATGATGAAAAAATACGGAATCAACTATAGAGCAGCCGGAGAAAATATTGCAGCCGGTCAAAAAACCCCGGAAGAAGTCGTTCAGGGCTGGATGAACAGCCCGGGACACCGTGCGAATATTCTCAACGCTAATTTTACAACAATTGGTGTCGGCTTTGTTGAAGGTGGATCATACGGCACGTACTGGACTCAGGAATTTATTGGAGAATAA
- a CDS encoding Spx/MgsR family RNA polymerase-binding regulatory protein yields MYGYPTCGTCKKARKWLNDHDINYSEIQIAEHPPAKNELRSLYRKSGLPLKEFFNTSGRHYRDQDIKTKIRTEPEEKWLEWLSADGMLIKRPIITDGEHVTVGFNPQQFEAIWGKVMREN; encoded by the coding sequence ATGTATGGTTATCCGACCTGCGGGACATGTAAAAAGGCGAGAAAATGGTTAAACGACCACGATATCAACTACAGCGAGATACAGATTGCTGAGCATCCGCCTGCAAAGAATGAACTCAGAAGTCTCTACCGAAAATCAGGACTGCCTCTGAAGGAATTTTTTAACACAAGTGGCAGACATTATCGGGACCAGGATATAAAGACAAAGATCAGAACCGAACCTGAAGAAAAATGGCTGGAATGGCTTTCTGCTGACGGCATGCTGATCAAACGCCCGATTATAACCGACGGGGAACATGTTACGGTTGGCTTTAATCCGCAGCAGTTCGAAGCCATCTGGGGCAAAGTCATGAGGGAAAATTAA
- a CDS encoding GDSL-type esterase/lipase family protein: MSNPLYVALGDSLTVGVGSTLFYPDFVRQYHRILKDRFRLPVRLKVFARNGATTADILRSLAHPAVSEAVRQAGFITITGGGNDLLRAGRAWLKTGDDSIARTAVRKCLDQMERILSAILDIHQTGPLMIRVLNLYNPLFHVPGSSLWIEQYNQGLSALERFPFVRTADIYQAFTGYEPYLLSFDHLHPNPAGYRLMTQVVAELGFDPYQRSGSEHTGKLPEN; encoded by the coding sequence ATGAGTAACCCGCTATATGTAGCCCTCGGCGATTCTCTTACCGTGGGCGTGGGATCAACTTTATTTTATCCTGATTTTGTCAGGCAATATCACCGTATTTTGAAAGACCGCTTCCGGCTCCCTGTCAGGCTGAAAGTGTTTGCAAGAAACGGTGCAACGACAGCAGACATTCTTCGCAGTCTGGCTCATCCGGCCGTCTCCGAAGCCGTCCGACAGGCTGGATTTATCACAATCACAGGAGGCGGGAATGATCTCCTTCGTGCCGGAAGAGCCTGGCTGAAAACCGGTGATGACAGCATAGCGAGAACAGCAGTCCGTAAATGTCTGGATCAAATGGAACGAATCCTGTCAGCTATTCTGGATATTCATCAGACCGGACCTCTCATGATCCGGGTCCTTAACCTTTACAACCCTTTATTTCATGTTCCCGGCTCGAGCCTCTGGATTGAACAGTACAATCAGGGCCTGTCTGCTCTCGAACGCTTTCCTTTTGTCCGCACGGCGGATATCTATCAGGCTTTCACCGGCTATGAGCCTTATCTGCTCAGTTTCGATCATTTGCATCCCAATCCGGCCGGCTACCGCCTCATGACGCAGGTTGTTGCTGAACTGGGGTTCGACCCTTACCAGAGATCCGGTTCCGAACATACCGGTAAGCTGCCAGAGAACTGA
- a CDS encoding YpjP family protein: protein MIPKFMRKTLIGIVAVLTFGAIVPTFPANYLDKQSDKQNIQSTKGQKTDLPAYVETQEASRRTGWSAAVPDNEPVEKLISAFSSYALLEVRYQGLHKFGRRITEKMGYQYATEVAPAFAAVIRELSRGHDSEWVRSLAVTHSAAPGLGERILHIYNTDSGKNVLKLHVRRDHPPLDGYWFDFHYHSARDGFQAHHELKKIYWGKNIPPKWRA from the coding sequence TTGATTCCAAAATTCATGAGAAAAACACTAATTGGAATAGTCGCTGTACTGACATTTGGCGCCATTGTCCCCACTTTTCCGGCGAATTATCTTGATAAACAAAGTGATAAGCAAAATATCCAGAGCACGAAAGGTCAGAAAACAGATCTTCCAGCTTATGTAGAGACGCAGGAAGCAAGCAGGAGAACAGGCTGGAGTGCCGCAGTTCCTGACAATGAGCCGGTGGAGAAACTGATCAGTGCCTTTTCGTCCTATGCGCTCCTGGAAGTCAGGTATCAGGGCCTGCATAAATTTGGTCGGCGGATCACAGAGAAAATGGGTTATCAGTATGCTACTGAAGTGGCTCCTGCATTTGCAGCCGTCATACGGGAGCTAAGTCGCGGCCATGATTCAGAGTGGGTCCGCAGTCTTGCCGTAACGCACTCTGCTGCACCGGGACTGGGTGAACGAATTTTGCACATTTACAATACGGATTCTGGAAAAAATGTACTCAAACTGCACGTCCGCCGGGATCACCCGCCGCTTGACGGTTACTGGTTTGATTTTCATTATCATTCTGCGCGGGATGGTTTTCAGGCACATCATGAATTGAAGAAAATATACTGGGGGAAAAATATACCACCTAAATGGCGGGCATAG